A window of Puntigrus tetrazona isolate hp1 chromosome 11, ASM1883169v1, whole genome shotgun sequence contains these coding sequences:
- the dtx3l2.2 gene encoding LOW QUALITY PROTEIN: E3 ubiquitin-protein ligase DTX3L (The sequence of the model RefSeq protein was modified relative to this genomic sequence to represent the inferred CDS: deleted 1 base in 1 codon) → MIRPVRSADNTINRWENRKYALKMLKYHRTASLKFKDYKDGKVKEEKEIIVRIYLDEAQPVTVPQRSLMKENIALSYKVNGCTTAVSEDTNNSEDVVATNRALKVAEITKTFEMTHETSPRLSVSIQYFWYMLHVYRKDLELIEKQHGVSLLSEVSVLFKPTQGSSPDSVSKASEDFQNLLYECVESCSYADINHNDMDSDVVKESLHNVQSEKTKMMFTMSARDCQFFGPKEFMDRITKDTTRAEKQFKIKPLEMDGYSLDMDTKDLQTELEMDKVYWDLMKLSYKEQLSQLETKYGVLFHEVNLQKNVIKVQARSEGVQHINLESHAMRALTNLYQKLASAAVSCELTKPTQKTDVASIVEELQQQQHCVVAADAFSSWKLVGLPEHLGPAITNIENKLKKHVFDDKMKKLIGHSEDVPHARGISWTQMLDLSPGAGRDERENFRGRDDSDFNKEVEEDSRRDGKGAQAEEEMCAICRDDFTDKTKLKCGHEFCQECIDLSVKSLGPICPVCKEVFGRLEGNQPNGKMTVTRSMLSLPGYSHCGTIEIHYNIPSGIQTKNHPNPGKNFHGATRLAYLPDNLEGNEVLKLLQRAFNQKLIFTVGTSTTSGVQNAVTWNDIHHKTSRSGGSLNYGYPDPGYLKRVKDELKAKGIE, encoded by the exons ATGATCCGTCCTGTGCGAAGTGCAGATAACACCATCAACAGGTGGGAGAATCGCAAATACG CTCTAAAGATGTTAAAATATCACAGAACTGCATCTCTTAAGTTTAAAGATTATAAGGATGGTAAagttaaagaagaaaaagaaataattgtTCGGATTTATCTGGATGAAGCACAACCTGTGACTGTACCACAAAGGTCCCTCATGAAGGAGAACATAGCTCTGTCATATAAG GTGAACGGCTGCACTACAGCAGTATCAGAAGACACAAACAATAGCGAGGATGTTGTTGCAACTAACAGAGCTTTAAAAGTTGCTGAGATCACAAAAACATTCGAAATGACCCATGAGACCTCGCCTAGACTTTCTGTTTCCATCCAATACTTCTGGTACATGCTTCACGTGTACAGAAAGGATCTGGAGCTAATTGAGAAACAACATGGAGTCTCTCTACTTTCAGAAGTGTCAGTCTTATTCAAACCCACCCAGGGTTCAAGCCCTGATTCTGTGTCTAAAGCC TCTGAAGACTTTCAGAATCTTCTCTATGAATGCGTGGAGAGTTGTAGTTATGCTGACATTAATCATAATGACATGGATTCAGATGTTGTGAAAGAGTCCTTACATAACGTCCAGTCAGAGAAGACAAAGATGATGTTCACCATGTCTGCCCGTGACTGTCAGTTCTTTGGACCGAAGGAGTTTATGGATAGGATTACAAAAGACACGACAAGAGCAGAAAAACAATTTAAGATCAAACCACTTGAAATGGATGGATATTCACTGGACATGGACACAAAAGACCTTCAGACTGAGCTTGAGATGGACAAGGTTTATTGGGATCTAATGAAACTTTCATATAAGGAACAATTATCACAGCTTGAAACAAAGTATGGAGTCTTGTTTCATGAAGTCAATctgcagaaaaatgtaattaaggtTCAGGCTCGATCCGAAGGAGTTCAGCACATTAATCTTGAAAGCCATGCCATGAGAGCTTTAACAAATCTTTACCAGAAACTAGCCTCAGCCGCGGTCAGCTGTGAACTCACAAAACCAACACAGAAAACTGATGTGGCTTCAATAGTAGAGGaacttcagcagcagcagcactgtGTTGTTGCAGCAGATGCATTCAGTTCCTGGAAGCTCGTTGGACTGCCTGAACATCTCGGTCCTGCTATTACTAACATCGAGAACAAACTGAAGAAGCATGTGTTTGATGACAAGATGAAGAAACTGATTGGTCACTCAGAAGACGTTCCTCACGCGAGAGGAATCAGCTGGACTCAGATGCTTGATCTTAGTCCTGGAGCAGGACGGGACGAGCGAGAGAACTTTAGAGGACGGGATGATAGTGATTTCAATAAAGAAGTAGAAGAAGATTCTAGACGTGATGGTAAAGGTGCTCAGGCTGAAGAGGAGATGTGCGCTATTTGTAGGGACGACTTCACTGACAAGACAAAACTCAAATGTGGGCACGAATTCTGTCAGGAATGTATAGATTTGTCAGTGAAGAGCCTGGGACCCATCTGTCCTGTGTGTAAAGAAGTGTTTGGGAGATTGGAGGGAAACCAACCGAATGGAAAAATGACTGTAACGAGGAGCATGTTGAGTCTCCCTGGATATTCACACTGTGGCACCATCGAAATACACTACAACATACCCAGTGGCATTCAAACG AAGAACCATCCAAACCCAGGAAAAAATTTTCATGGTGCAACCCGTCTTGCGTACTTGCCTGACAATCTTGAAGGAAATGAAGTGCTCAAACTGCTGCAGAGGGCTTTTAACCAGAAACTGATCTTTACTGTCGGGACCTCGACAACTTCTGGTGTACAGAATGCTGTGACCTGGAATGATATTCATCATAAGACCAGCAGATCCGGCGGCTCTCTAAA CTATGGTTATCCAGACCCTGGCTACCTGAAGAGAGTGAAGGACGAGTTGAAGGCCAAAGGCATTGAATGA